A region of Toxorhynchites rutilus septentrionalis strain SRP chromosome 1, ASM2978413v1, whole genome shotgun sequence DNA encodes the following proteins:
- the LOC129762712 gene encoding uncharacterized protein LOC129762712 has product MVPSRSHNVNSRTALLMLMAITAVTRADDTGGSSSSNTPNKLDDYVLTTQSECYKSKRLFSCFKYRFSRYVWSFASGRMNWFVSEDHPYEGGNGLQLVRLNEPQEDDVFPEARQILPYDNEMLRAGKFLQRSLNTFIAVHGVRIGMGAESGARLLSDSEDFETRGKKKKNKWGLILPLALLLKLVHMKLLLKPILLGVGLIQILLILGGLIIFHYFRNSSICRIQPHVIHSHAHIATESSPEISYAGYGAYPSYSASPYNAYSKDWAANRAYSGYNFVDAMESQKI; this is encoded by the exons ATGGTTCCTAGCAGAAGCCACAACGTGAACTCCCGAACAGCACTACTGATGCTGATGGCCATTACCGCTGTGACCCGGGCAGATGACACCGGGGGGTCCAGCAGCTCGAACACACCGAACAAATTGGACGACTACGTGCTCACCACCCAGTCGGAGTGCTACAAATCGAAACGACTCTTTTCGTGTTTCAAGTATCGATTTTCGCGCTACGTTTGGTCATTCGCTTCCGGCAGAATGAATTGGTTCGTATCGGAGGATCATCCGTATGAAGGTGGCAACGGTCTGCAGCTGGTGCGGCTTAACGAGCCACAGGAAGACGATGTGTTTCCCGAGGCGCGACAGATATTAC CGTACGACAACGAGATGCTGAGGGCAGGTAAATTCCTCCAACGGTCGCTGAACACCTTTATCGCCGTCCATGGCGTACGAATCGGAATGGGAGCGGAGAGTGGTGCCCGCTTGCTGTCCGATAGCGAGGATTTCGAGACACGTggcaagaagaaaaagaacaaatgGGGACTAATTTTGCCGCTTGCGTTGCTGCTCAAGTTGGTTCACATGAAGCTGCTACTGAAACCCATCCTGCTTGGCGTGGGCCTCATTCAAATTCTGCTCATTCTCGGAGGGCTGATCATCTTCCATTACTTCCGCAATAGTAGCATCTGTCGGATCCAGCCGCATGTCATTCATTCCCACGCCCACATCGCCACAGAGTCATCGCCAG AAATATCGTATGCAGGATATGGAGCATATCCTTCCTACTCAGCTTCACCGTACAACGCGTACAGCAAGGATTGGGCCGCCAATCGGGCCTACAGTGGATACAACTTTGTAGATGCGATGGAAAGTCAGAAGATTTAA